In the Candidatus Peregrinibacteria bacterium genome, one interval contains:
- a CDS encoding IS30 family transposase yields KVSEEKIYAVQEKLNDRPRKSLRYRTPNEVISDLL; encoded by the coding sequence CCAAAGTATCAGAAGAAAAAATCTATGCAGTACAAGAAAAACTCAACGACAGACCAAGAAAATCACTTCGATATCGTACTCCAAATGAAGTCATTTCTGATCTCCTCTAG
- a CDS encoding aminopeptidase N C-terminal domain-containing protein yields the protein MKARKLKNVCLSYLCALQDTHIQLAKDQFENPECGSDELIALKILCESEEERKGALATYFERWKEEPIGVDQWMEMQVQIDDPEAIAMAKKIVTSESFSYEVPSRAFSVIRGLIQNGAYFHSQEGYEFIADEILRIENETLAILLMKSAFRDLPNLEARLQDHIKTQLQKIDNSHSGEAVRQYAQKMLRENFPEEKK from the coding sequence ATGAAAGCACGAAAATTAAAAAATGTGTGTCTCTCGTATCTTTGCGCTCTTCAAGATACACATATTCAGCTGGCAAAAGATCAATTCGAAAACCCAGAATGTGGTTCAGATGAACTTATTGCACTTAAAATTCTCTGTGAATCAGAAGAAGAGCGAAAAGGAGCGCTGGCGACATATTTTGAGAGATGGAAAGAAGAACCAATTGGTGTTGATCAATGGATGGAAATGCAAGTGCAAATAGATGATCCGGAAGCAATTGCCATGGCCAAAAAAATTGTTACAAGTGAATCATTTTCATACGAAGTTCCGAGTCGAGCCTTCTCTGTCATTAGGGGATTAATTCAAAATGGAGCTTATTTTCACTCTCAAGAAGGATATGAATTTATTGCTGACGAAATTCTTCGCATAGAAAATGAAACTCTTGCTATTTTGCTGATGAAATCTGCATTCCGAGATCTTCCAAATCTGGAAGCGAGACTTCAAGATCACATAAAAACACAACTCCAAAAAATTGATAATTCACATAGTGGAGAAGCAGTACGCCAATACGCTCAAAAA